A single genomic interval of Bradyrhizobium japonicum USDA 6 harbors:
- a CDS encoding helix-turn-helix domain-containing protein: MNKHIVRDSLKDASVAPEACQVTPANAERPHAGAEIARVLGATAFRMALDTSGAAIAHRKYERAHDVCGPKTHHVIMAYNGSVQRVERRSGRSVATGTFRPGAVIIIPKGSSSRWDIPESVDVVEFYLPHATLERVAEEADTAGPVNPPERTAHPDPVTSQLLLAAADVLEGNEAPDTLFRHQLTSLPAARLLAAHTGSPTTIRPTMGGLSPKVLNRAIERLRPDNDADVSLAALASDAGLSRFHFCRAFKKSTGLSPHAWLRQRRLDEAKNMLRDTDASVISVAVALGYASQTAFAAAFRKLTGETPSNWRRRAR, translated from the coding sequence ATGAACAAGCATATCGTGCGCGATTCTTTGAAGGACGCGTCAGTTGCGCCTGAGGCGTGCCAAGTCACTCCGGCCAACGCCGAGCGCCCTCACGCCGGTGCGGAAATAGCGCGGGTGCTCGGGGCCACGGCATTTCGCATGGCTTTGGATACCTCCGGTGCCGCGATCGCCCACCGGAAATATGAACGAGCGCACGACGTCTGCGGGCCCAAAACCCACCACGTCATCATGGCTTACAACGGCTCGGTCCAGCGCGTGGAACGGCGGTCGGGACGATCAGTTGCGACCGGAACGTTCCGTCCCGGGGCTGTGATAATCATTCCGAAAGGATCAAGCTCCCGATGGGACATTCCAGAATCCGTTGACGTCGTTGAGTTCTATCTTCCGCACGCGACGCTCGAGCGCGTGGCCGAAGAAGCCGACACCGCCGGACCGGTCAATCCTCCGGAGCGAACGGCGCATCCCGACCCCGTTACATCCCAATTGCTCTTGGCCGCGGCAGATGTCCTGGAGGGCAACGAGGCTCCGGATACGCTATTCAGGCATCAACTGACAAGCCTTCCGGCCGCGCGTCTCCTGGCAGCGCACACCGGCTCGCCAACCACGATCCGGCCGACCATGGGTGGTCTTTCGCCGAAGGTGCTCAACCGCGCCATCGAACGCCTGCGTCCGGACAACGATGCGGACGTCTCCCTCGCCGCGCTCGCCTCGGATGCCGGTCTGTCGCGCTTCCACTTCTGCCGCGCTTTCAAGAAAAGTACCGGGCTGTCGCCGCATGCCTGGCTGCGTCAGCGCCGGCTCGATGAGGCCAAAAACATGCTGCGCGACACCGACGCGTCGGTCATCTCGGTCGCAGTCGCGCTTGGCTATGCTTCCCAGACCGCGTTCGCCGCTGCCTTCAGGAAGCTGACCGGCGAGACCCCGAGCAATTGGCGACGGCGTGCACGTTGA
- a CDS encoding winged helix-turn-helix domain-containing tetratricopeptide repeat protein — protein MPFLFEDYCLDANRRELRRGSELIPIGPKVFDLLLFLVQNREQVVTRDDLLKAVWEGRIVSESTLTSHVNAVRKAIGDTGKEQRLIRTVSRRGLRFVGKIIEEEMPARALVTDPGTDLGVQHVKNIQEPIRAFEVDAPTETREAAPVFAAGAESPPPLPDRPSIAVLPFQNMSGDVEQEYFADGMAEDIITALSRFKAPFVIARNSSFTYKARAVDVKQVGRELGVRYVLEGSVRKAASRVRITGQLVDTATGAHIWADRFDGELGDIFDLQDQVTESVVGAIAPAVEKAEIERAKRKPTASLDAYALYLRGLARLHQFGNRQANDEALRLFTRAIELDPEFATAYGRAASCYLSARINGWIPDTANAIAEVKKLTQRAVELGKDDAIALCAGGNALAFVVGDVGVGAGLVDRALALNSNLAEAWHFGGWVKIWLGEPESAIERFARAIRLSPLDPWLMGMRAGNAYAHFFLDRYAEAASWAAMALQCSPDYRPGLRIAAASNAMAGRLEQAHKAVARLRELSPTLRLSNLKDVLGPYRRAEDVARYEEGLRQAGLPE, from the coding sequence GTGCCGTTTCTATTCGAAGATTATTGCCTCGATGCTAACCGGCGCGAGCTCAGGCGAGGCTCCGAGCTCATCCCCATTGGACCGAAGGTGTTCGATCTGCTGCTCTTCCTGGTGCAGAACCGGGAACAGGTCGTGACAAGGGACGATCTTCTGAAGGCGGTGTGGGAGGGACGGATCGTGTCCGAATCCACGCTGACCAGCCACGTCAATGCCGTGCGCAAGGCAATCGGGGATACCGGCAAAGAGCAACGCCTGATCCGGACGGTTTCTCGCAGAGGCCTCCGATTTGTTGGCAAGATCATCGAGGAAGAGATGCCCGCGCGAGCCTTGGTCACAGACCCAGGTACGGATCTTGGCGTTCAACATGTAAAGAACATTCAGGAGCCAATCAGGGCCTTTGAGGTCGATGCGCCGACTGAAACGCGAGAGGCTGCGCCAGTTTTTGCTGCCGGGGCCGAGAGTCCGCCTCCGCTGCCGGACAGGCCTTCCATTGCAGTGCTTCCGTTCCAGAATATGTCTGGCGATGTCGAACAGGAATACTTTGCCGATGGAATGGCCGAAGACATCATCACGGCGCTGTCTCGTTTCAAGGCGCCATTTGTCATCGCCCGAAACTCCAGCTTCACCTACAAGGCGCGGGCCGTCGACGTGAAGCAGGTGGGGCGCGAGCTTGGGGTGCGCTACGTGTTGGAAGGGAGCGTTCGCAAGGCGGCAAGCCGAGTGCGCATTACGGGACAACTCGTCGACACCGCCACTGGAGCACATATTTGGGCCGATCGATTTGATGGCGAGCTCGGCGACATCTTCGATTTGCAGGACCAGGTGACTGAGAGCGTTGTCGGGGCGATCGCGCCTGCGGTGGAAAAAGCTGAGATCGAGCGCGCCAAACGCAAGCCGACCGCTAGTCTCGACGCTTATGCCCTCTATTTGCGCGGTCTGGCCCGGCTTCATCAGTTTGGTAACCGGCAAGCGAACGACGAGGCATTGCGTCTGTTCACCCGCGCGATAGAGCTCGACCCGGAATTTGCCACTGCCTACGGTCGTGCAGCCTCTTGCTACCTCTCCGCCAGGATCAATGGCTGGATTCCAGACACGGCGAACGCGATTGCCGAAGTGAAGAAGCTCACCCAACGGGCGGTTGAGTTGGGCAAGGATGACGCGATCGCGCTCTGCGCTGGCGGAAACGCCTTAGCGTTCGTTGTTGGGGATGTCGGGGTGGGCGCCGGCTTGGTCGATCGCGCGCTTGCGCTCAATTCCAATTTGGCTGAGGCATGGCATTTCGGCGGCTGGGTAAAGATCTGGCTCGGCGAGCCGGAATCCGCAATCGAACGGTTTGCTCGTGCCATTCGCCTGAGCCCGCTTGACCCGTGGCTGATGGGGATGCGAGCTGGAAATGCGTACGCACATTTCTTTTTGGACCGCTATGCCGAAGCGGCATCATGGGCGGCGATGGCATTGCAGTGCAGTCCGGACTATCGACCTGGATTACGTATCGCCGCCGCAAGCAACGCAATGGCCGGTCGGCTGGAGCAAGCACACAAGGCCGTGGCTCGGCTGCGAGAACTGAGCCCCACGCTGCGCCTTTCCAATCTCAAAGATGTGCTTGGCCCTTATCGACGTGCTGAGGACGTTGCGCGATACGAAGAAGGATTGCGGCAAGCAGGGCTGCCCGAATGA
- a CDS encoding NAD(P)-binding protein → MPKSVIEADYVVIGAGVAGMAFTDTLLHHGASTVAIIDAGHGPGGHWNHSYPFVRLHLPSRHYGVESRVLGNNSIVRGGPNDGLSSMASGPEIVSYYRDIMDHVFLPTGRVAYFPMTRFDWRAHATSLVTGERRAVKARKKLVDATYAAVEVPSLQKRKFQTDEGVRCIPVNDLVRISGETHCYCIIGAGKTGVDACLWLLENGADPDSIRWIVPRDAWWINRSKVQFTQDFFETSFTYVADLLEAIGEAASINDLFLQFERRDLWLRLDRSITPTMFHGATMSKGELDKLRLIKDVVRRGHVQVIHRDRIVLEEGTISANDDWLYVDCTAAGIPPRKAKVIFEPEKITLQWVKWGRSALSAAVLGYVEATIDGDDLKNDLCQPISPPRTPADWVGTFITTARNEKRWSSQQNLTKWARSLRLDVSASLASEVMPDDAGRMAILQRVRKASQTAVVSATRLLADL, encoded by the coding sequence ATGCCGAAGAGTGTCATTGAGGCTGATTATGTCGTAATCGGCGCTGGCGTTGCCGGTATGGCTTTCACCGACACGCTGCTACACCACGGCGCGTCCACGGTAGCGATCATAGACGCCGGTCACGGGCCAGGCGGTCACTGGAACCATTCCTATCCCTTCGTCAGACTTCACCTGCCTTCACGCCACTATGGCGTGGAATCCCGCGTGCTGGGGAACAACTCGATCGTTCGCGGAGGCCCAAATGATGGCCTCTCGTCCATGGCATCCGGGCCCGAGATCGTTTCGTATTATCGGGATATCATGGACCACGTGTTCCTACCTACCGGTCGGGTCGCCTACTTTCCGATGACGCGGTTCGACTGGCGTGCGCACGCCACTTCCTTGGTCACCGGAGAACGGCGTGCGGTCAAAGCACGCAAGAAACTTGTCGATGCGACATATGCCGCGGTTGAAGTGCCAAGCCTGCAAAAGCGCAAGTTTCAAACAGACGAAGGGGTGCGGTGTATCCCAGTAAACGATCTTGTCAGGATTTCCGGCGAAACGCATTGCTATTGCATCATCGGTGCGGGGAAGACCGGCGTCGACGCGTGCCTTTGGCTTCTCGAGAATGGCGCCGATCCAGACAGCATCAGGTGGATCGTCCCCCGCGATGCCTGGTGGATCAACAGATCGAAGGTTCAGTTCACCCAGGATTTCTTCGAGACGTCTTTTACGTACGTAGCGGATCTGTTGGAAGCAATTGGTGAAGCAGCGTCGATCAATGATCTTTTCCTGCAATTCGAGCGGCGTGACTTATGGCTTCGTCTTGATCGCTCGATCACTCCGACGATGTTCCATGGCGCGACGATGTCGAAGGGTGAATTGGACAAATTGCGATTGATCAAGGACGTCGTGCGAAGGGGGCACGTTCAGGTCATTCATCGAGACCGTATCGTCCTTGAAGAGGGGACAATCTCCGCAAATGATGACTGGTTATACGTGGATTGTACTGCTGCCGGTATCCCTCCGCGTAAAGCGAAGGTGATATTCGAGCCGGAAAAGATCACTTTACAATGGGTGAAATGGGGGAGATCGGCTCTTAGCGCCGCAGTGCTCGGATATGTCGAGGCGACCATTGATGGCGACGATCTCAAGAATGACCTTTGTCAGCCAATTTCACCGCCGCGAACTCCCGCTGACTGGGTGGGCACGTTCATAACGACCGCGCGAAACGAGAAACGCTGGTCGTCTCAGCAAAATCTGACCAAATGGGCGCGGTCGTTACGACTTGATGTATCAGCCAGCCTCGCTTCAGAGGTCATGCCGGATGATGCAGGGCGCATGGCTATATTACAGCGCGTAAGGAAAGCCAGCCAAACGGCCGTGGTTAGCGCAACGCGTCTCCTCGCTGATCTGTAA
- a CDS encoding (Fe-S)-binding protein has product MQPMNEVPFETSLAEYAEDMLDACTRCGKCVEACPSVEPAGISRTTKSEDIIGGILELVRTGNGPEASRKWAQSCMRSGACIKACSYGVNPRFLLSMARLGIAKSDNELAERRRRGVEKYRDGSRGVNMLSRLQLDADALERLGQRSASVATPVEAPDFVFYTGCNVLKTPHIALLALDIMDALGVSYQVMGGPSHCCGILQLKSGDAEMAGRMGSSTMEKLSHSNSGQVISWCPSCYVQYTETILPTVERQHGSRPFEMSPFMRFLGDRLAQLKPYLQRRVEMRVALHKHPGVAGVVEAAAEILTAVPGIELVDLNQPAVGLQSVDVGVLPKYKRELQLMELEAARDAGVDALVAVYHSDHRELCAHERDWPFRIVNILEVVGESMGLHRHDRYKELKIMQDADQIVADCSDLIAKHSLDPGNARDVVMKVLLGDQPLPLRRGAPPEACAGGVAPS; this is encoded by the coding sequence ATGCAGCCGATGAACGAGGTCCCCTTCGAGACGTCCCTGGCTGAATATGCCGAAGACATGCTCGACGCCTGTACGCGATGCGGGAAATGCGTCGAGGCCTGTCCGAGTGTCGAGCCGGCCGGCATCTCGCGGACGACAAAGTCCGAAGACATCATCGGCGGCATTCTCGAGTTAGTCCGTACCGGCAACGGCCCGGAAGCGTCGCGCAAATGGGCGCAATCTTGCATGCGGAGCGGGGCATGCATCAAGGCGTGCAGCTATGGCGTCAATCCGCGTTTCCTGCTGAGCATGGCGCGGCTTGGCATCGCGAAGTCGGACAATGAGCTTGCCGAACGGCGCCGCCGGGGTGTCGAGAAGTACCGCGACGGCAGTCGTGGTGTGAACATGCTTTCGCGCCTGCAACTCGATGCGGACGCGCTCGAACGACTGGGTCAGAGATCGGCGTCGGTCGCCACGCCCGTTGAGGCGCCGGATTTCGTGTTTTACACCGGCTGCAATGTGCTCAAGACGCCGCACATCGCATTGCTTGCCCTCGATATCATGGACGCGCTCGGCGTCAGTTACCAAGTGATGGGCGGGCCGAGCCATTGCTGCGGCATTCTCCAGCTCAAGTCTGGCGACGCAGAGATGGCCGGTCGTATGGGATCGAGTACGATGGAAAAGCTGTCGCACTCGAACTCGGGGCAGGTGATCTCCTGGTGCCCGTCGTGCTACGTCCAGTACACGGAGACCATCCTGCCAACGGTGGAGCGACAGCACGGGTCGCGCCCGTTCGAGATGAGCCCATTCATGCGCTTTCTCGGCGACCGGCTGGCGCAGCTCAAGCCGTACCTTCAGCGCAGGGTCGAAATGCGGGTCGCGCTGCACAAGCATCCCGGCGTGGCCGGCGTCGTGGAAGCCGCCGCTGAGATCTTGACGGCGGTACCCGGTATCGAACTCGTCGATCTGAACCAGCCGGCGGTGGGTTTGCAAAGCGTGGATGTCGGCGTGCTTCCAAAGTACAAGCGCGAATTGCAACTTATGGAGCTCGAGGCGGCGCGCGATGCAGGTGTCGATGCACTGGTCGCGGTCTATCATTCCGATCATCGCGAACTGTGCGCGCACGAGCGCGACTGGCCATTCCGTATCGTAAATATCCTTGAAGTGGTTGGCGAAAGCATGGGCCTGCATCGGCACGATCGCTACAAGGAGCTCAAGATCATGCAGGACGCCGACCAGATCGTCGCCGACTGCAGCGACCTGATCGCAAAGCACTCGCTTGATCCCGGCAATGCGCGTGACGTGGTGATGAAGGTGTTGCTTGGCGACCAGCCGCTTCCCCTGAGGCGTGGCGCGCCCCCGGAGGCGTGCGCGGGGGGCGTGGCGCCGTCGTAG
- a CDS encoding SRPBCC family protein has protein sequence MRITVETTVAAPIDQVWRAYTTPADIMAWNAASDDWHTTKATVDLREGGLFSSRMEAKDGSMGFDFAGTYTTIVEHKLIEYSFGDRKAEVEFVPGAKGVVVRVVFDGEPTHSVEQQQGGWQAILDNFARHVQAKQKTS, from the coding sequence ATGAGGATCACCGTCGAAACCACCGTCGCAGCCCCCATCGATCAGGTCTGGCGTGCCTATACGACACCGGCTGACATCATGGCGTGGAACGCCGCGTCCGACGACTGGCATACGACCAAGGCTACGGTCGACCTGCGGGAAGGCGGGCTCTTCTCGTCGCGCATGGAAGCCAAGGACGGCAGCATGGGCTTTGACTTCGCCGGGACCTACACGACGATCGTCGAACACAAGCTGATCGAATATTCATTCGGCGATCGCAAGGCCGAAGTCGAGTTCGTGCCCGGGGCGAAGGGCGTCGTCGTCCGCGTCGTCTTCGATGGCGAACCGACACACTCGGTTGAGCAGCAGCAGGGCGGCTGGCAGGCCATCCTCGACAATTTCGCACGACACGTGCAGGCGAAGCAGAAGACGTCGTGA
- a CDS encoding methyltransferase, with product MSGPASVHDLVQSHRITAVIYAAAKLNLAEAIGDEARSVAELARLVSADESALRRLLVGLTTLGLCRQADRDRFAMTELGRQLDESADPSFKDWVLFEGEILAQSWIGLVDSVRSGKSAGELRGDGDDRYAATSNAPEFTRRFNAAMVSLTRSIVPRIVAAHDFATARVVMDLGGGTGELIGGVLQHNPHLEGIAFDLARCEPGARAHFDRLGIANRGRFVAGSFFEKVPCGADTILMKSILHNWRDDRCEVILRNCRDALPASGKLIVIERIMPEPATTETQDRSCTMSDLNMLRGPGGRERTEAEYRRLGVLAGFAFVGTSGVGSFSLIEFRKVGH from the coding sequence ATGAGTGGGCCGGCATCCGTGCATGATCTCGTGCAGTCGCATCGCATCACCGCGGTGATCTATGCGGCGGCGAAGCTCAATCTCGCCGAGGCCATCGGCGATGAGGCGAGATCGGTGGCCGAGCTCGCCCGGCTGGTGTCTGCCGATGAAAGTGCGCTGCGCCGATTGCTCGTTGGCCTGACGACACTTGGCCTGTGCAGGCAGGCCGACCGCGACCGGTTTGCCATGACCGAGCTCGGCCGGCAGCTCGACGAGAGCGCCGACCCCTCCTTCAAGGACTGGGTTCTCTTCGAGGGCGAGATACTCGCGCAATCCTGGATCGGGCTGGTCGATTCGGTTCGCTCCGGCAAGAGCGCGGGTGAGCTGCGCGGCGATGGCGACGATCGCTATGCCGCGACGAGCAATGCCCCGGAATTCACCCGCCGCTTCAATGCCGCGATGGTCAGCCTGACGCGGAGCATCGTTCCAAGGATCGTCGCGGCGCACGATTTCGCGACCGCGCGCGTCGTCATGGACCTTGGCGGGGGCACCGGCGAATTGATCGGCGGCGTGCTCCAGCACAACCCGCATCTTGAGGGCATCGCCTTCGACCTGGCGCGTTGCGAGCCGGGAGCGCGGGCGCATTTTGACCGGCTTGGCATCGCCAATCGCGGCCGGTTCGTCGCGGGCAGCTTCTTCGAGAAGGTCCCGTGCGGTGCCGACACGATCCTGATGAAGAGCATCCTGCACAATTGGAGAGACGATCGTTGCGAGGTGATTCTGCGCAACTGCCGGGACGCGCTGCCGGCCAGCGGAAAGTTGATCGTGATCGAACGGATCATGCCGGAGCCCGCGACGACCGAGACCCAGGACCGCTCCTGCACCATGAGCGACCTCAATATGCTGCGGGGACCTGGCGGCCGCGAGCGGACGGAAGCCGAGTACCGCAGGCTCGGCGTCCTGGCCGGCTTCGCCTTCGTCGGCACCAGCGGTGTCGGCTCGTTCAGCCTGATCGAATTCCGAAAGGTCGGACACTGA
- a CDS encoding Bug family tripartite tricarboxylate transporter substrate binding protein — protein MITRRDVLSAAAAAFAATHISPRALAQPIARTAHILTGFTPGLQDGLARLVAGQMSGYAETIVVETRPGAAGRIAVEAVKNADADGSAMLFSPLGFMMFFPHVYKTLRYHPRDFTPVSTVASTPTLLTVGPMVPADVKTLADFVAWCRANPKHATFGSPGAGTSLHFLGAMLGRTAGFDFLHVPYQGGGAIQDLAKGVIAATVMPIGSSLGLVQSGDLRALATTGPRRSPFVPAVPTVREAGYPSLEDLTWFAFFVPAKTPAPIVDKLNTAIQAALRTDEVKAGMAKLAVEPDAIAMEDFALLIASESDRWKAIVQATGFVPTD, from the coding sequence ATGATCACGCGTCGTGATGTGTTGTCGGCGGCCGCTGCCGCGTTCGCCGCTACGCATATTTCACCGCGGGCGCTCGCACAGCCGATCGCGAGAACCGCGCATATCCTGACGGGCTTCACGCCCGGGCTGCAGGATGGTTTGGCGCGGCTCGTGGCCGGCCAGATGAGCGGCTATGCCGAAACCATTGTGGTCGAGACCCGTCCGGGCGCGGCCGGGCGCATCGCGGTGGAGGCGGTGAAGAACGCCGACGCCGACGGATCGGCCATGCTGTTCTCGCCGCTCGGCTTCATGATGTTCTTTCCGCACGTCTACAAGACGCTGAGATACCATCCGCGGGATTTCACGCCGGTGTCGACCGTAGCCTCGACTCCGACATTGCTGACGGTCGGCCCGATGGTGCCTGCCGACGTCAAGACACTGGCGGATTTCGTGGCCTGGTGCCGCGCCAATCCGAAGCACGCCACCTTTGGTTCGCCGGGCGCCGGAACCTCGCTGCATTTTCTCGGTGCGATGCTGGGCCGCACCGCCGGCTTCGATTTTCTTCACGTGCCCTATCAGGGCGGCGGTGCGATTCAGGATCTGGCCAAGGGCGTGATTGCCGCGACCGTCATGCCGATCGGCAGCTCGCTCGGGCTCGTCCAGTCCGGAGATCTTCGCGCGCTGGCGACCACCGGACCGCGCCGCAGTCCGTTTGTTCCGGCGGTGCCGACGGTGCGGGAGGCCGGATATCCGTCGCTCGAGGACCTCACATGGTTTGCGTTCTTCGTTCCGGCCAAGACGCCGGCGCCGATCGTCGATAAGCTCAACACCGCGATCCAGGCGGCCTTGCGCACCGACGAGGTCAAGGCCGGCATGGCCAAGCTGGCCGTCGAGCCCGACGCGATCGCCATGGAAGACTTCGCCCTGCTGATCGCATCCGAATCCGACCGGTGGAAGGCGATCGTGCAGGCAACGGGGTTCGTCCCGACCGATTGA
- a CDS encoding DUF1127 domain-containing protein yields MSTINGVAQVRRTATPVQQVTSLFLRVWSAWQKRRRRLKVQTALCALSDRELLDIGATRAEIDYIALQQGRARPDRPAPWRIGSALAIWLLVNLFSLISVDRTEAQCTAQDVLRRQLAVKVDPPAPRSEIPISSVADVSVWKTIRIGTFTDTFALRSAMSAMGCGVGNAADEILARPAFTLSRKKAEVELVAVSVAELGFQGEASLREIYARAQQLGLALAPAEIAPQLRLQYLDQPIGEFLTIGMEPIGTWAGDAVVLTVANGGAGLILIGQDGRQDAQISAISRFVFVRPGPSVAPEAAAMAR; encoded by the coding sequence ATGAGTACCATCAACGGCGTTGCGCAGGTGCGACGGACTGCCACACCCGTGCAGCAAGTGACCAGCCTTTTCCTGCGGGTCTGGAGCGCATGGCAGAAGCGCCGAAGACGGCTGAAGGTACAAACCGCTCTCTGTGCCCTCAGCGATCGGGAGTTGCTGGATATCGGCGCGACGCGCGCCGAGATTGACTACATTGCCTTGCAGCAAGGCCGCGCAAGGCCCGATCGTCCGGCACCCTGGCGCATTGGTAGTGCGCTTGCGATCTGGTTGCTCGTCAACCTGTTCAGCTTGATTTCCGTAGATCGCACCGAGGCTCAATGCACGGCGCAGGATGTTTTGCGGAGACAGCTGGCGGTCAAGGTCGATCCGCCGGCTCCCAGGTCGGAGATTCCGATCAGCTCCGTTGCGGATGTCTCGGTGTGGAAGACGATTCGGATAGGAACATTCACGGATACTTTCGCCCTGCGCAGCGCGATGAGTGCAATGGGATGCGGCGTCGGAAACGCGGCCGATGAGATACTCGCTCGACCGGCCTTTACTCTCAGCCGCAAGAAGGCGGAGGTTGAGCTTGTTGCCGTGTCGGTTGCCGAGCTCGGCTTTCAAGGCGAGGCTTCACTGCGGGAAATCTATGCGCGTGCACAACAGCTCGGTCTTGCTCTGGCGCCCGCCGAAATCGCGCCGCAGCTGAGACTCCAGTATTTGGACCAGCCGATCGGCGAGTTTCTCACCATCGGGATGGAGCCTATCGGGACGTGGGCGGGTGACGCGGTCGTCCTGACGGTGGCTAATGGCGGAGCAGGCCTCATCCTGATCGGCCAGGATGGCCGTCAGGACGCGCAGATATCTGCGATATCCCGTTTTGTGTTCGTGCGGCCCGGTCCGTCCGTGGCTCCCGAGGCCGCAGCGATGGCCAGGTAG
- a CDS encoding winged helix-turn-helix domain-containing tetratricopeptide repeat protein gives MRYLFDEYVLDTDRRELHRGADAVSVAPQVFDILDYLIGNRERVVSKDDLMNAIWKGRIVSEAALATRMNGVRTAVGDCGEAQRLIKTIPRKGFRFVGAVREVREPNPSTVPHLSEARAAALPLPDKPSIAVLPFVSLSSDPEQEYFADGIVEEITMALAHFRWLFVIARNSSFAYKGRVVDVKQVGRELGVRYVLEGSVRKAGNRIRIAGQLIDAETGTHLWADRFEGPIEDMFDLQDSLTSSVIGAIAPKLQREEIKRARRKPPENLDAYDHYLRGLAKSRWSNNANTEALQLFCKATELDPRLACGYAMAAWCYARRKANGWISDPAKEIAEATRLARKAVELGTNDPVALSVGGYALAFIGHEFDDAAAFVDRALAENPNFAQAWATSAWLRVWRGEPDLALEHAAHAVRLSPLDPPMYYDAQGAMAYAHFLAGRYDAAASCAESALRGQTSFLLVTCMSAASNALAGRHDQAQRSLLQALECNPDLRANLGNLAPFRRADDFAIFEKALCAAGLPEKHGSATP, from the coding sequence TTGCGCTATCTCTTCGATGAATACGTGCTCGACACGGATCGGCGCGAGCTGCATCGCGGGGCCGATGCTGTTTCCGTTGCGCCACAGGTCTTCGACATTCTCGACTACTTGATCGGCAACAGGGAGCGTGTCGTCAGCAAGGACGACCTCATGAACGCGATCTGGAAGGGGCGCATCGTATCGGAGGCCGCGCTTGCGACCCGCATGAATGGCGTCCGCACGGCGGTCGGCGATTGCGGGGAAGCGCAGCGCCTGATCAAGACGATCCCGCGCAAGGGCTTCCGTTTCGTCGGAGCCGTTCGGGAAGTACGGGAGCCGAATCCTTCAACCGTCCCTCACCTGTCAGAGGCGAGAGCAGCGGCCCTCCCGCTACCGGATAAGCCCTCGATTGCCGTACTCCCTTTCGTCAGCCTCAGCTCCGATCCCGAACAGGAGTATTTCGCAGATGGCATCGTGGAGGAAATCACGATGGCCCTGGCTCATTTTCGCTGGCTGTTCGTGATCGCACGCAATTCGAGCTTTGCGTATAAGGGCCGGGTCGTTGACGTCAAGCAGGTCGGCCGCGAGCTTGGTGTCCGCTATGTCCTCGAAGGCAGCGTGCGCAAGGCCGGAAATCGCATTCGAATCGCGGGACAGCTGATCGATGCCGAAACTGGAACGCATCTCTGGGCAGACCGCTTTGAGGGCCCGATTGAAGACATGTTCGATCTGCAGGACAGTCTGACGTCCAGTGTCATAGGCGCAATCGCCCCGAAGCTGCAACGCGAGGAGATCAAGCGGGCAAGGCGGAAGCCGCCCGAAAATCTGGATGCGTATGATCATTATCTGCGCGGGCTGGCGAAATCCCGTTGGTCCAACAACGCAAACACCGAGGCGCTGCAGCTCTTTTGCAAGGCGACCGAACTCGACCCTCGGCTGGCTTGTGGCTATGCCATGGCCGCCTGGTGCTATGCCCGGCGCAAGGCGAACGGCTGGATCAGCGATCCGGCAAAGGAAATTGCGGAAGCCACCCGGCTGGCCCGGAAGGCCGTAGAACTGGGGACAAATGATCCGGTTGCGCTGTCCGTAGGTGGATATGCACTCGCCTTCATAGGCCATGAGTTCGACGACGCGGCTGCTTTCGTGGATCGAGCTTTGGCTGAAAACCCAAACTTCGCGCAAGCCTGGGCCACCAGTGCCTGGTTGAGGGTTTGGCGGGGAGAGCCGGATCTCGCCCTCGAGCACGCCGCACATGCCGTGAGACTTAGCCCGCTCGATCCGCCCATGTACTACGACGCGCAGGGGGCCATGGCGTATGCGCATTTTCTGGCGGGCCGCTATGACGCGGCGGCATCATGCGCCGAGAGCGCATTGCGTGGTCAAACGAGTTTCCTGCTCGTGACCTGCATGTCCGCAGCCAGCAACGCACTCGCCGGGCGGCATGACCAAGCGCAACGATCCCTCCTGCAAGCCCTTGAATGCAATCCGGATCTTCGTGCCAATCTCGGGAATCTGGCGCCGTTTCGCCGGGCAGATGACTTCGCGATCTTCGAGAAGGCTCTCTGCGCAGCGGGCCTTCCGGAAAAGCACGGCTCCGCTACCCCCTGA